A genomic segment from Malus domestica chromosome 05, GDT2T_hap1 encodes:
- the LOC139196041 gene encoding uncharacterized protein, protein MGYIDGSKPRPAASSTVCYTFWIRQDQLLLHAILAYVSEQIISLISSSKTSKEAWDKLTKLYANKTRSRVLNLKKRLTLMRRDTQPVSVFLQAIKAIIDELAIIDSPLSDDDVVLHVLNGVGPAFKEIVAVVRASDTSISFENLYDKLIEHETFLQRDAPPAAITPMTALVAQAPRSFQRDFRATQASQQRPTNTTYNSNRANHHNSNHHRSTTGYRCFCQWCGTQGHSAKCCPQLSSAPPTVNHTTIRPSTSSPWLLNSGASHHVTFDSRNIPDSTTYDGPDQIVIGNGTVPSPDSTAWSAVTPAAISIPAHIAEVPPVPSHTSSQHAATHTSSEELVPPQPSQNLIGCKWVFRIKRHSDGSIDRYKARLVAKGFHQRSSVDFLDTFSPVVKPITIRIVLHLALTHGWPLRQLDVNNAFLHGSLSEDVYMVQPPGFGESTVPTHVCKLRKALYGLKQAPRSWYKELSTFLLNQGFVNAISDTSLFIFRQDNDVIFLLVYVDDLVLTGNNTSLLSMFIQALANRFSVKDLGNLHYFLGVEVRHGFVSFST, encoded by the exons ATGGGTTACATTGATGGATCAAAACCACGTCCTGCTGCCTCCTCTACTGTGTGCTACACCTTCTGGATTCGTCAAGATCAGCTGCTACTACATGCTATCTTAGCTTATGTCTCTGAACAGATTATATCTCTCATTTCCTCCTCTAAAACATCCAAGGAGGCTTGGGACAAGCTCACCAAGCTCTACGCCAACAAAACACGCTCTCGGGTTCTCAACCTCAAAAAGCGTCTTACGCTCATGCGTCGTGATACACAACCTGTGTCAGTTTTTCTACAAGCTATCAAAGCTATCATTGATGAGCTTGCCATCATTGATTCTCCACTTTCCGACGATGATGTTGTTCTACACGTCCTCAATGGTGTTGGACCTGCCTTCAAAGAAATCGTTGCCGTTGTTCGAGCTAGCGATACCTCCATCTCCTTTGAAAATCTGTATGACAAACTCATTGAACATGAAACTTTCCTCCAACGGGATGCACCACCAGCTGCTATTACTCCTATGACTGCCCTTGTTGCTCAAGCTCCCCGCTCCTTCCAGCGTGACTTCAGGGCCACACAAGCCTCCCAACAACGTCCAACAAATACCACCTACAACTCTAACCGTGCTAACCACCACAACTCCAATCATCATCGTTCTACTACGGGGTATCGTTGTTTTTGTCAATGGTGTGGTACTCAAGGGCATAGTGCAAAATGTTGCCCTCAACTTTCTTCCGCTCCACCCACGGTCAACCACACCACTATCCGCCCCTCAACATCATCTCCTTGGCTGCTCAACTCGGGTGCCTCTCACCATGTCACTTTTGATTCCAGGAACATCCCGGACTCCACTACCTATGATGGTCCTGATCAGATTGTTATTGGTAATGGAACAG TTCCTTCCCCCGACTCCACTGCATGGTCTGCTGTCACTCCAGCCGCCATCTCCATTCCTGCTCACATTGCCGAAGTGCCACCAGTTCCATCACACACCTCTTCTCAGCATGCTGCCACTCATACATCTTCGGAG GAGCTTGTTCCTCCTCAACCTTCACAGAATCTTATCGGGTGCAAATGGGTATTCCGCATCAAAAGACATTCTGATGGCAGCATTGATAGGTACAAAGCACGCCTTGTTGCTAAAGGCTTTCACCAACGTTCTAGCGTGGATTTCTTAGACACCTTCAGTCCAGTTGTCAAACCCATCACCATCCGTATTGTTCTTCATTTGGCTCTCACTCATGGTTGGCCTCTTCGTCAATTAGACGTGAACAATGCCTTTTTGCATGGATCACTCTCTGAAGATGTTTACATGGTACAACCCCCCGGGTTCGGTGAATCTACTGTTCCAACACATGTCTGCAAACTTCGCAAAGCTTTATATGGCCTCAAGCAGGCACCCCGATCATGGTACAAGGAGTTGAGCACTTTTTTGCTCAATCAAGGATTTGTCAATGCCATCTCAGATACATCTCTCTTTATTTTTCGTCAGGATAATGATGTGATCTTCCTTctagtttatgttgatgatcttgTTCTTACAGGAAATAATACCAGTCTCCTCTCTATGTTCATTCAAGCCTTGGCAAATCGTTTTTCTGTCAAAGATTTGGGGAACCTTCATTATTTCCTTGGGGTTGAAGTGCGCCACGGGTTTGTTTCTTTCTCAACATAA
- the LOC103454228 gene encoding auxin-induced protein 15A-like encodes MGFRLPAVIPAKKLFQRSFSNSSQGASYNLADVPKGYFPVYVGESEKQRFVVPISFLNHPAFQDLLSDAEEEFGFDHPMGGLTVPCRQDAFLDLICRLKAL; translated from the coding sequence ATGGGGTTCCGTCTTCCAGCTGTGATTCCTGCTAAGAAACTTTTTCAGCGATCTTTTTCAAATTCAAGTCAAGGAGCGTCATATAATTTAGCAGATGTCCCTAAAGGTTATTTTCCAGTTTATGTTGGCGAGAGTGAGAAGCAGCGGTTCGTTGTTCCTATATCATTCCTCAACCACCCTGCATTTCAAGACTTGCTGAGTGACGCTGAGGAGGAATTCGGATTTGATCACCCAATGGGCGGTCTAACAGTCCCCTGCAGACAAGATGCCTTCCTTGATCTTATTTGTCGCTTGAAAGCATTGTGA
- the LOC103454229 gene encoding auxin-induced protein 15A-like produces the protein MGFRLPAIIPAKKLLRLSFSNSSQGALYNLADVPKGYFPVYVGESEKQRFVVPISIVNQPSFQGLLSEAEEEFGYDHQMGGLTIPCRQDTFIDLISHLSAL, from the coding sequence ATGGGGTTCCGTCTTCCAGCTATAATTCCTGCTAAGAAACTTCTTCGACTGTCTTTCTCAAATTCAAGTCAAGGAGCTTTGTATAATTTAGCAGATGTCCCAAAAGGTTATTTTCCAGTTTATGTTGGCGAGAGTGAGAAGCAGCGGTTCGTTGTTCCTATATCCATCGTCAATCAGCCTTCATTTCAAGGCTTGCTAAGTGAGGCTGAAGAAGAATTCGGATATGATCACCAAATGGGCGGTTTAACAATTCCCTGCAGACAAGATACCTTCATTGATCTCATTTCCCACTTGAGTGCATTGTGA